The following DNA comes from Bradyrhizobium sp. SK17.
CCGTTCTCGATGGCGTAGCGGCGATCCGAGCGGAGCGTCTCGCCGACCTTGAGCTCGGCGCGGGACAGGGACTCGGGCGTCAGCCCTTTGACCGGGTAACGATAGATGCCGGTGATCCGGGCGGCGGCAGCGTGCTGATTGTCCATCCGCCCGCTCTAGCCTGTTTGGCGGACGAGGAGAACCGCCGCCGGTGCGCAGGCAGCTAGTCGGCGCGCGCTGCTCCCGGAGCGTCCAGCACGCGCTGCATGAAGATGAGATCGAGCCAGCGCCCGAACTTGCGACCGACCTCCGGCATCCGCGCCACCTCGACAAAGCCGGCCTGCGCGTGCAGCCGGAGCGAGGCCGGATTGCCACCGTCGATGCCGGCGATCATGACGTGCTTGCCCAGCGCCACCGCGGCCGACACGAGCTCGTCGACGATGACCCGGCCAAGTCCGCGGCCGCGATGGTCGGCGTGGATGTAGACGCTGTGCTCGACGCTGTAGCGGTAGCCAGGGAAGGCGCGGAAATCGCCGAACGTGCCGTAGCCCAGCACGGTCGCCCCCTCGACGGCCACCAGCACGGGGTAGCCCAGCGCCAGCCGCGCCTGCATCCAGGCCAGCCGTTCGGCCTCGGAGTCCTGCTTCTCCGTCCAGATCGCGTTCGAGTTGGCGACCGCCTCGTTGAAGATCGCGGTGATGGCGGGGATGTCCTGCTCGGTGGCGGGGCGGATAATCATGGGCGGTTCCTTGACGAGGCTCTTGAAGCGTCCCTATCGTCCACTATATAAGACATTATGTCAATTATAGAAGACAAGGCCGATGAAGCTCTCGGGCGGCGGGTTCGCGCCGAACGGGAAGGGCGCGGCTGGTCGCTGGCGGAACTCGCCGGGCGGGCAGGCGTGTCCAAGGCCATGCTGAGCAAGATCGAGCGGGCGGAAGCAAGCCCGACGGCGGCGACGCTGTCGCGGATTGCCACGGCCTATGGCCTGACCATGGCCGCGCTGTTCGAGGTTGCCGTGGGCAGTTCCCGCTTGCAGCGGGCCAAGGATCAGCCGGTGTGGCGCGATCCCAAGGCGGCCTATCTGCGGCGGCAGGTGTTCCTGCATCCGGCAAATCCGCTGGAACTGGTCGAAGTCGAACTGCCCGCCGGGCAGGAAGCCGGCTTCCCCGCCAGCGCCTATCACCTGATCCGTCAGGTGGTCTGGGTGATCAGCGGCCGCCTCACCTTGATGGAAGGGGCGGAGCGCCACGAACTCGCCGCGGGCGACCGCGTCGAACTCGGACCGCCATCGGACATCGTCTTCCGTAACGAGACTGCTCAGCCTTGCCGCTACCTTGTCGCCGTCGTGCGGCGCTGAGCTCGATCGGGCGAAATCGCAGGCTGTGGCTCTTCCGTTTCGGAACCAAGTGCCCACATCTGCGGCAAGCCTGAAAAATGATGGCGACGACCAGAGGCTGGTTGAGGAACGTCAACGCGGCCCGCGGAAACCCAATGAAGATGCCGGAACCATGCCTGAATGGGTGGTGACGGCAGGCCGAGGGAAAACGAATGAACATTGAGAAGTACACCGAGCGCGCGCGCGGATTCATCCAGTCTGCCCAGTCGCTCGCCATGCGCGACGGTCACCAGCAATTCTCTCCTCTGCATCTGCTGAAGGTGCTGCTGGACG
Coding sequences within:
- a CDS encoding XRE family transcriptional regulator, producing MSIIEDKADEALGRRVRAEREGRGWSLAELAGRAGVSKAMLSKIERAEASPTAATLSRIATAYGLTMAALFEVAVGSSRLQRAKDQPVWRDPKAAYLRRQVFLHPANPLELVEVELPAGQEAGFPASAYHLIRQVVWVISGRLTLMEGAERHELAAGDRVELGPPSDIVFRNETAQPCRYLVAVVRR
- a CDS encoding GNAT family N-acetyltransferase — translated: MIIRPATEQDIPAITAIFNEAVANSNAIWTEKQDSEAERLAWMQARLALGYPVLVAVEGATVLGYGTFGDFRAFPGYRYSVEHSVYIHADHRGRGLGRVIVDELVSAAVALGKHVMIAGIDGGNPASLRLHAQAGFVEVARMPEVGRKFGRWLDLIFMQRVLDAPGAARAD